The genomic stretch TGGTCATGAATCTAGCCCATGTGTAGTAGTTTTCTCCATTGAGTGGAGAGGAAACAATCACCGAACCAAGACTGTCACCATGGTGAAGAAACAATGGATTTGAATCCATTGCAGAGTTAACAAAAgttgaagaagttgaagaattCGAAAGATTTGACTCCATGGAACAAAATGAAGCCAtgattgcaaaaaaaaaaaaaaatcaagaagaaatctGAATAGAAAGGAATGAACATAGAAGAAAATTGAGCTAAacatgctctgataccatatcaaATGTGAGATTCAATATGTTGTGGAtgaatgaaaaacagagaaaatgaagaacagAGTATGCAAGCACAGAAAGTATTCTTTGGTTGAATCACCAGGATTTCTgtattaatcaataaaaaatgtaCAAAAGAGTATTTATACAAAAGACATTGCTGTAAAAATACACTCAACTAATAATAAACTTCTCCACTAAGTTTCAGCTAATCAAGCACATGTTTAAGCCTAATCCAGCACATGTTTCATGTGTGTTCCAATACAGCTCATGCCAGCTAATTTAACACATGTTTCATGTGTATTCCAATATCTTTTGCATAGGAGAGACTTGTTCGaacagaaaaccaaaaaaataactttttcttaaattttcagatttttcaCTTGGGCTATTAATTTTACTTGTGCAATCTAggtacactacaaaaaacttgACTTTTACTGACTTGACTTAATGACTTGTTAAGGACCAAAAACATCACTAATGGGGTGGTGACGTGTCATTAGCGACGTGGTTGGCAAGTTAAAAATCATGCAGTTAGAAAATGactttagtgacgtgtgaaattgaaagcaaaataagACTCAAATGTATTTGATTGTTGTctagaaaaggaataaaaaaaaaaaccctaagaggtagttcaatcagctaggaccacgcctaatgaagcaagggttactagtttgaatccctatccccccctttttttgtggacatgtccaaaaaaataaataaataaataaaaacgctttcaaaacacgaaagagataattaagcattgaacatgaaatgattttttttattttttttacatgtccacacaaaagggggagggagattcaaattagtgacctccgcttcataaggcatggcccccagccgattgagctaccccttggggactgaaatgatttatttgattgcattaaatattgaataCTAAAAGattctgttttattttgtatttataaaaaaagatttgttattttgctatgtattattttttaaatgttcataattatatgagttttatttgtattgaaataaaataggtatcacaaaaatatcatcacaaatttcttctaattttctattaatgttttaataatCAGAATTCAAATTtccttcttgctatttttttctttatacttcttttcgttatgttttcatttttatggattaaaataaaattaagtggCTTATGatagtaatatttttttgtgatttatacATTTATGCAATATTTTATGTAACTTTGTGTCACTATATTTAGTGATATACATATCAGTGTAtaaatttaaatgtttttattttatttttatttaaagatgtgagatttttatatatcttttttaacctctttctttctctctctctctctctctctctctctctatatatatatatatatatatatatatattgaaagtaCAATacttacatatatttttatatgtctttttttattaataaagagagaataatttctataaggGCACAAACCAAGACCTTTGTGCCCTACAATAAGGACTTGACAACTCAGCATAGAACACCGTAAGACAAATAAGCAAAACACTGAATTTTTATTCTCATATCCTTGAAAGTAAAAACCCTTCCTTCACTTTTTCTATTCATCTACCTAGCCACCACGACACTACCACCGGACACGCCGCCGGCCACAGATCTAGCTAGCACATACGACTCCGACCAACCCACTATAGAAGTTGACGATATTGCGTTCCAGGGAACCTTACTCTTGAACCTCAAGGTGCTGCCAAGATAGAAGCTGACCGTCTCAGAGATCCATCTACCCACAATTATCTTTGTTATTCATCTACCCCGACCAAGTGGCAATCCTCAACAACCCTACAATGATCTTTGCTAATTCAGCAGCTCCCCTCTCACTGTAACGTCTCCTTTTCCTATGAAACAACCCACAATTAACCCACACCTACTTAACTGACTATTGCACAATCAATAATCTCTTCATTCACGGAGAAGTTCAGAGACTCAATCAGCCCCTAatcctaaataaaattttcctttgaattttttgattGATACTATactcttataatttttaaacattgtggaAGAGAGTGGCGGGGGATGAGCGGTGGAAGATGCAAGTGGGCTGGCCGGCATCTTGGACGACATTGTCTGTGTTGGCCGGATCCGTGGCCACCGGCAGTGGCTTGTCCGGCGGCAGCATTGTGGTGCATGGCTGGGTAGATGAATAGAAAAAGTGAAGGAAGGGTTTTTATATGAGAATAAAAATTTAGTGTTTTTGCTTATTTTCCTTAAATTGTTCTTCGATGATTTGTCAAGTcgttattggagggcacaaacgTCTTGGTTTATATCAGgaccttataaaagttattatcTAATAAAgatgcatttaaattttaaattaaaactataactaaaatgataattataattcatttagtaattaattaattgcctATAATGACATGGCACTATGGCACGTCACCCTAGTAGTGAAAGTGGTGACGTGAATAGTGGCATCATGGCATGTCACCCTattggtgacgtgtcatagTGGAACATCACCACTTTGGTGACGTGCCATACAACTAGGCTGACATGTTAGTgtaacacgtcaccaattggtgacgtgtacTCGTCCCAGGTCACCCATTAGTGACGTGCTACTGTTggacgtcaccaattggtgacgtgttagttttcacacgtcactaattggtgacgtgtgaaaaATAACACgtcacaatttatttttatttcaatttttttgttttattttgtcctttttcaaaatatttttttttatatagttttttgaattggtgacgtgtcaaagtgcacacttcactaattagtgacatgTGAACTTTGACATGTCACTAAAAAACAGTGACGTGGTAGAAATTTACACGTCACCGATTAGTGAcgtttgaagaaagaaaaagaaaaagaaaaagaaaaaaaaaaaaaaaaNNNNNNNNNNNNNNNNNNNNNNNNNNNNNNNNNNNNNNNNNNNNNNNNNNNNNNNNNNNNNNNNNNNNNNNNNNNNNNNNNNNNNNNNNNNNNNNNNNNNAGAGcttgtcattttttatatttaattattttttttaatattttaattaattttattttttttattcataagaAAATGCCCCCCATGAGTAAAAATCCTAGATCCGCCACTGGTGCTATTTCTACAATTTCTCTTGCAGGGTTAAGTTTTTGAAGGGCAATAAATTTAGgtagaccaaaaaaaaagcaagatttAATGAATAAGCACCAATAATTGATGGGTCATATAGACTTCATAAaggataaatattttatattatgaagacatatattatgttataaattattttaattttaaattgtatgcatcatttttattttttatgtattattaATGTTGCCATTCCTAAAAAGTTCATTCCTAGATCCACCACTGTCTAAGCCTTTTAGATCTAAATAGGCCATTGGAGCATCCGAATGGAGGAAAGAGCCAACGAATTTTGACTCTATTATGTATGAATACTTTGGAAATTAAAAGTGATGGTATTGAAGTATGATTGATTCTTACCAACCAATTTCAATCTATATATTTCATTATATTAGggttaaaataaattgagatgTATCATTAAATTTAGACAACCATCAAATTACATCTAATTGATTGAAGatataaaaactttattgaatGGCTTTGAATCATAGTTTGTTGGGCATATTATTAGGAGTGAAAatgtggttacggttagcgattaatAACCTTAATAATCACTAgccgcttttttaaaaaaaaaaacgtcgtTTCTATGAACATACAACATCAAttctaaatttatatatatatatatatatatatatatatatatataaacataaaaacgtcgtttcatatatatatatatatataagtggttagagatttaaaaaaatacttaaagcCGATAACTATAACCGCCTAGACAGTTAACAGTgtattctttattttcttttcttttttaaaggctaGCTGTGTATCTTAACTGTTTTCAAAAGCGATTAATGTGGTTAACAGTTAATGTGGTTCACGGGCAGTTAATAACTGTCCACATTTTCAATCCTACATGTTATAAATGAAGTTAACAAAGCAACTTATTATTTGGCGAAAACAGCCTATTACCAATCCCTATAACaagtataaataaaagaaaatcatatttttattcaaagttAAACTTGCATAATAAGAGATAAACAAAAGCCCGAAAACTttcgtataaaaaaaaaaaaaaattagggaaacataacaaacaaataaatcagTCCTGATTTATAAAATCAGCCATGGCCTTAATGAGGGGCTCCACGTTGTGACTACTAGGATTCGCTAGAAAAAATCCATGGTCCTCTCCTTCCGTTTCATGAAAAGACAGGGTCCCACCCCACCCACTCTTTCTTAAAGACTCATAATAAGCCACTCCTATATCTCGCAATGAATCTTTTTCAGCCACACAAACAAGCGCCTTCGCACCAGCCATACCCGACAAATTCGGATCAACTTCCGGGTAAAATATCGGGTCACTAAACCCGCTGCCCGTTGGATATATTAAACTGTACAATTTATCTATCTCTTTGCCACCGAAATATGGGTGCAATATGAGTAACCCGACAATGTTTGGACCAACCAATTTGGTTGCACCAGCTTGGACTGCCACGTAGTGGGCTATGTTGGCCCCGGCGCTCTCCCCCGCCAAGAAAACCCGCCCGAAATCCGCATACTCGTTAAGCCACGGGTCGGGTCCTTGGCCGTTAGAGTGGGTAGCGATCCACTGCAGCGCGGCAAACGAGTCCTGATGCGCGGTTGGTAGAGGGTGCTCCGGGGCAAGCCTATAGACAACGGAGATAACAATGGCATTGGCCTCTGCGGCGAGAGATGCAAGGAAATTGTGGAAGTTCTTGTTGAGAGGGGATCCAATGCAGAAGGCTCCACCGTGGTAGTGAACGACGAGCGGCAACTTGTGATCTGGGTGGCTGTTTTTTGGGAGGAAGAGCCGGGCTGATACGCAGGATTCCGATGAGACGACGACGTCTTTGGTTTGGACATGGGTTTTGGGGTCTAGGCCAGTGGGAGCAATTTCAGGGGCCCCGTACTTCCCCAATCTCTCGATGCGGCCATCTTTGTAAAATCTGAAATAGGGCAGGAATTCGTGGGTTATTTCATTGGTGCTTGAATCCATTGCTGAATGTGCGTATGAGTttcagagagagacagaaagaggaggaggggggTTCCGAGTacaatcaaagaaaatgaatctGTAGTACTTATAGGGAAGGCATGCAAATGGAGAATGCAGTAAAAGCATCAAAAGTAGAAGGAGACGGTTGGTGCACGTCTGGGAAAGTTCTACATTCACAGCTCTTCAACAAGTTCGTCCTGGGAAAGTTCTACGTTCCCGAGATTAGACTTGGCTTCTTTTGCTGTGCCGTGCAACGACTGCTAATCTACTATGGTTGAAATGTTGCCACgtcatttagaaaaaaaagatgaactctAACTCTGCCACACAAAGAAANNNNNNNNNNNNNNNNNNNNNNNNNNNNNNNNNNNNNNNNNNNNNNNNNNNNNNNNNNNNNNNNNNNNNNNNNNNNNNNNNNNNNNNNNN from Corylus avellana chromosome ca1, CavTom2PMs-1.0 encodes the following:
- the LOC132167395 gene encoding probable carboxylesterase 5, coding for MDSSTNEITHEFLPYFRFYKDGRIERLGKYGAPEIAPTGLDPKTHVQTKDVVVSSESCVSARLFLPKNSHPDHKLPLVVHYHGGAFCIGSPLNKNFHNFLASLAAEANAIVISVVYRLAPEHPLPTAHQDSFAALQWIATHSNGQGPDPWLNEYADFGRVFLAGESAGANIAHYVAVQAGATKLVGPNIVGLLILHPYFGGKEIDKLYSLIYPTGSGFSDPIFYPEVDPNLSGMAGAKALVCVAEKDSLRDIGVAYYESLRKSGWGGTLSFHETEGEDHGFFLANPSSHNVEPLIKAMADFINQD